The Crocosphaera subtropica ATCC 51142 genome includes a window with the following:
- the hisA gene encoding 1-(5-phosphoribosyl)-5-[(5-phosphoribosylamino)methylideneamino]imidazole-4-carboxamide isomerase, translating to MDVIPAIDLLEGRCVRLYQGNYQQSEVYNENPVEVARQWADEGATRLHLVDLDGAKQGHPVNLDTIEAIVRAISIPVQVGGGLRDRQSIAQLIDLGVDRTIVGTVAVENPSLVQELCQAFPSKIAVGIDARNGKVATRGWLETSEVLATELAQQMAELGVSAIIYTDIHRDGTLQGPNREALRELANHIKIPVIASGGVSSLSDVLGLLALEPIGVTGVIIGKALYTGDVSLAEAVHAVGPGRWQDIPPDLGSSAFG from the coding sequence ATGGATGTTATTCCCGCAATCGATCTGCTTGAAGGACGTTGTGTCCGTCTTTATCAAGGGAACTACCAACAATCAGAAGTTTATAACGAAAATCCCGTAGAAGTTGCACGTCAATGGGCTGATGAAGGGGCAACCCGTTTACATTTAGTAGATTTAGATGGAGCTAAACAAGGTCACCCGGTCAATCTCGATACCATAGAAGCCATCGTTAGAGCCATTTCTATTCCTGTACAAGTAGGGGGAGGATTACGAGATCGCCAAAGTATTGCCCAACTCATTGATTTAGGGGTTGATCGCACCATTGTCGGTACTGTGGCGGTGGAAAATCCTTCTTTGGTGCAAGAACTCTGTCAAGCCTTTCCGAGTAAAATTGCGGTAGGAATCGATGCCCGTAACGGTAAAGTTGCGACCAGAGGATGGTTAGAAACCTCCGAAGTCTTAGCAACGGAGTTAGCTCAACAAATGGCCGAATTAGGGGTCAGTGCCATTATTTACACCGATATACACCGAGATGGTACCTTACAAGGCCCTAACCGTGAAGCATTGCGAGAATTAGCCAATCATATAAAGATCCCTGTCATTGCTTCAGGGGGTGTTAGTTCGTTGAGTGATGTCTTAGGCTTGTTAGCCTTAGAACCCATCGGAGTCACCGGTGTGATTATTGGTAAGGCTTTATACACAGGAGATGTCAGCTTAGCCGAAGCAGTTCACGCCGTTGGACCCGGCCGTTGGCAAGATATCCCCCCTGATCTTGGTTCCTCTGCTTTCGGTTAG
- a CDS encoding anti-sigma factor family protein has product MMSNFEHNQGLSPTDSSNMDNQFERFELLSAYMDGELTAQERKQVQQWLDSDPEFHHLYKQLLRVQRETTTISVPESSVSVDNLSQGVFDTIDRQDRRKRGLIASGIGIAAVIVGSIAHISLQDGLLPRYARTHGESEALTIALNRPAVEIPPTLR; this is encoded by the coding sequence ATGATGTCTAATTTTGAACACAACCAAGGGCTTTCGCCCACTGATTCAAGTAATATGGATAATCAGTTTGAGCGTTTTGAGTTGTTAAGTGCCTATATGGATGGGGAATTAACAGCCCAAGAACGTAAGCAAGTTCAGCAATGGCTTGATAGTGATCCTGAATTCCATCACCTATATAAGCAACTGTTACGGGTTCAACGAGAAACAACCACGATTTCAGTTCCAGAAAGTTCTGTCTCTGTAGACAACTTATCTCAGGGAGTTTTTGATACCATTGATCGTCAAGATCGTAGGAAACGGGGTCTGATTGCCAGTGGTATCGGGATCGCTGCGGTTATTGTTGGTTCCATCGCCCATATCTCTTTGCAGGATGGACTCCTTCCCCGTTATGCTCGAACTCACGGGGAGAGTGAAGCCCTAACCATTGCTTTAAACCGTCCTGCCGTCGAAATTCCCCCCACCCTTCGCTAA
- a CDS encoding sigma-70 family RNA polymerase sigma factor codes for MSQAITGHEGLLRSWRQKSVVSPEKLSNYDLIVRCQEGSKPDRAAFAELLNRYQSHVERILYHLAPDWQDRADLAQEVWIRVYRNIKRLNEPVKFRGWLSRIATNLFYDELRKRKRVSHPISLDAPRRVDDGEIEWDIVSDYPSPDDNLATREFYDRLKVAIADLPEAFRTTIVLREIEGLAYEEIAEMTGVSLGTVKSRIARARGKLQTVLQKYID; via the coding sequence ATGAGTCAAGCAATTACAGGACATGAGGGACTACTTCGCTCCTGGCGACAGAAGTCGGTGGTGTCCCCAGAAAAACTCTCAAATTACGATTTGATTGTCAGGTGTCAAGAGGGATCTAAACCAGATCGTGCTGCGTTTGCTGAACTTTTAAACCGTTATCAATCCCATGTAGAGAGAATACTCTATCATCTAGCCCCTGATTGGCAAGATCGGGCTGATCTCGCCCAAGAAGTTTGGATTCGTGTTTACCGTAACATCAAACGTCTTAATGAACCTGTTAAGTTTCGTGGTTGGTTGAGCCGTATTGCTACTAATTTATTCTATGATGAATTGCGTAAGCGTAAGCGGGTTAGCCATCCTATCTCCCTCGATGCCCCTCGTCGGGTTGATGATGGAGAGATAGAATGGGATATTGTTTCGGACTATCCTAGTCCTGATGACAATTTAGCCACCCGTGAATTTTATGATCGCCTTAAAGTAGCGATCGCTGATTTACCTGAAGCCTTTAGAACCACCATCGTTTTAAGAGAAATCGAAGGGTTAGCCTATGAAGAAATTGCAGAAATGACTGGGGTTTCTTTGGGTACGGTTAAGTCCCGTATTGCTAGGGCTAGAGGTAAATTACAAACAGTTTTACAAAAATATATTGATTAA
- a CDS encoding late competence development ComFB family protein, producing the protein MSIQKIVENALKDGYLTPIMEDEVGKICESASDLSIEEYMALDHLMGALLTGEVKAVPRKQFINVMEELVLSEAMSQIAQQESKESCQLDIGDIAAYALNRLPPLYATTHEGADYQRQRAKEELKTLIAQQVKEGIQRYFERPNIPNRRPIEQQQRSDILKNMTDMLKSLAPD; encoded by the coding sequence ATGAGCATTCAAAAAATTGTCGAAAACGCACTGAAAGATGGCTATTTGACACCCATAATGGAAGATGAGGTGGGAAAAATCTGTGAATCTGCTTCAGACTTATCCATAGAAGAATATATGGCATTAGACCATCTGATGGGAGCTTTATTGACAGGAGAAGTCAAAGCAGTTCCGCGAAAACAGTTTATTAACGTTATGGAAGAATTGGTCTTAAGTGAAGCAATGTCCCAGATAGCTCAACAAGAATCTAAAGAATCCTGTCAGCTTGATATTGGCGATATTGCTGCTTATGCTCTCAACCGTTTACCGCCTCTTTACGCTACCACCCACGAAGGAGCAGACTATCAAAGACAACGGGCAAAAGAAGAATTAAAAACCTTGATCGCTCAACAAGTTAAAGAAGGAATTCAACGCTATTTTGAACGTCCGAATATTCCCAATAGAAGACCAATTGAACAACAGCAACGCAGTGATATTCTTAAAAATATGACCGATATGCTTAAATCTTTAGCCCCTGATTAA
- a CDS encoding Hfq-related RNA-binding protein, with amino-acid sequence MTEFDTGLPSVRQVQTFIKDQQKIIIQLTTAETITGQVLWQDPQCLCVVDESNQSLLIWRQALIYIKPAP; translated from the coding sequence ATGACTGAATTTGATACGGGGTTGCCAAGTGTTCGACAAGTTCAAACATTCATTAAAGATCAACAAAAAATTATTATTCAACTCACCACTGCCGAAACCATCACCGGTCAAGTGTTATGGCAAGATCCCCAATGTCTTTGTGTTGTTGATGAGTCCAATCAATCCCTATTAATTTGGCGACAAGCCCTTATCTATATTAAACCCGCTCCTTAA
- the dapF gene encoding diaminopimelate epimerase — MEFTKYQGLGNDFILVDNRHSSTPLLSPDEAVKLCDRHFGIGADGVIFALPGDDQSDYTMRIFNSDGSEPQMCGNGIRCLARFLAKLEGVETVGKSYRIQTLAGIIIPRLEEEGQVKVDMGNPFLLAKEIPTTLTKGEEKVINQFLEVGGQSWSVTCVSMGNPHCITFVENVATIPLETIGPMFEHHSVFPERTNTEFIEVVRSDYLKMRVWERGAGITLACGTGACASVVAGVLTGNCDRLCTVELPGGCLTIEWSEQDNRLYMTGPAEAVFTGVIG; from the coding sequence ATGGAATTTACTAAGTATCAAGGTCTAGGCAATGATTTTATTTTAGTGGACAATCGCCATAGTTCCACCCCTTTATTATCCCCAGACGAAGCAGTGAAGTTATGCGATCGCCATTTTGGTATTGGGGCCGATGGGGTGATTTTTGCTTTACCAGGAGATGATCAGAGTGATTACACCATGCGGATTTTTAATTCTGATGGTTCAGAACCGCAAATGTGTGGTAATGGTATTCGTTGTTTAGCTCGTTTTTTAGCAAAATTGGAAGGCGTTGAAACAGTAGGAAAATCTTACCGTATTCAAACCTTAGCCGGAATCATTATTCCTCGTTTAGAAGAAGAAGGACAGGTCAAGGTAGATATGGGAAACCCGTTTTTATTGGCCAAAGAAATTCCTACAACTTTAACCAAAGGAGAAGAAAAAGTCATTAATCAATTCTTAGAAGTAGGGGGTCAGTCTTGGTCTGTCACTTGTGTGAGTATGGGTAATCCTCACTGTATTACGTTTGTGGAGAATGTGGCGACGATTCCTTTAGAAACCATTGGGCCGATGTTTGAACATCATTCTGTGTTTCCAGAACGGACAAATACGGAGTTTATTGAGGTCGTTCGGTCTGATTATCTAAAAATGCGGGTATGGGAACGAGGCGCAGGAATTACGTTGGCCTGTGGAACCGGCGCTTGTGCGTCTGTGGTAGCAGGGGTTTTGACGGGAAATTGCGATCGCCTATGTACAGTGGAATTACCGGGAGGATGTTTAACCATTGAATGGTCTGAACAAGATAACCGACTCTATATGACGGGTCCTGCTGAAGCGGTGTTTACAGGGGTTATCGGTTAA
- a CDS encoding PBP1A family penicillin-binding protein: protein MSQQQPLSQLLTQAVQNLVKSNPKTQVLKKGAKVPEIRVKESPKEKLITYALIGDRYIIGRSSRHTDIKILHPIVSQVHCSLHRDQKNPRHFIIKDENSTNGVYLGKRRVKNLSLRHGDTLTFGPPELKDLATLTYHNPPPKWMQWLRYGFYGTGSLITLLIAWLLWETSKITVRPLPSGVSGPVVVYARDGETPLSPLSDDPHHEIDRLKDFSPHLTQAVIASEDSRFYWHFGVDPYGILRAMVVNLKDDGIRQGASTLTQQLARSLFPEVGRENTAQRKIREMIVALKLEAVYSKDFLLKTYLNRVYLGVGNYGFEDAAQFYFDKSATELDIAEAATLVAMLPAPNLYNPVQDYDTSVQLRNRVIDRMATLRMISPEEAARARRSRINISPEARKALANSKAPYFYAHVFQELRQLLGTEIAKEGNFIVETGLDLNRQALAEKKLLEAVKTQGATYGFSNGAMVTLDTRTGEILALVGGTDYKQSQFNRVTQAKRQPGSTFKLFAYAAALEKGISPGKSYSCGGIRWQGQAYKPCERSSGATDMYGGMAQSENTIALQVAREAGLNRVVDVAQRLGVHSELQAVPGLILGQSEVSVLEMTGAYAAVANDGLWQRPHAIRRILDGGDCTNNEDWRTCREIYNFQTDNSARQQAISPQVAQTMTSMLRGVISNGTGRAASVGLGEAGKTGTTDRAVDLWFIGYIPRKHLATGVWLGNDDNSATKGSSGQAAALWGNYHRP, encoded by the coding sequence ATGAGTCAACAGCAACCCTTAAGCCAACTGTTAACCCAAGCAGTACAAAACTTGGTTAAATCAAACCCCAAGACACAGGTGTTAAAAAAAGGGGCAAAAGTCCCAGAAATAAGGGTTAAAGAAAGCCCAAAAGAAAAACTTATCACCTACGCTTTAATTGGCGATCGCTATATTATTGGTCGGAGTTCGAGACACACAGACATCAAGATACTTCACCCTATTGTCAGTCAAGTCCATTGTTCTTTGCATCGAGATCAAAAGAACCCCCGTCACTTCATTATTAAAGATGAAAACTCCACTAATGGCGTTTATTTAGGCAAACGACGGGTTAAAAACTTATCTCTGCGTCATGGAGACACCCTTACTTTTGGCCCACCAGAATTAAAGGATCTTGCCACATTAACTTACCATAATCCACCCCCAAAATGGATGCAGTGGCTACGATACGGTTTCTATGGTACCGGATCATTAATCACCCTATTAATAGCCTGGTTATTGTGGGAAACCAGTAAAATTACAGTCCGTCCCTTGCCTTCTGGAGTCAGTGGGCCAGTTGTGGTTTACGCCAGGGATGGGGAAACCCCTTTGAGTCCCCTCAGCGACGATCCTCACCATGAAATTGACCGTTTAAAGGACTTTTCTCCCCATTTGACCCAAGCCGTCATTGCCTCCGAAGATAGTCGCTTCTACTGGCATTTTGGCGTTGATCCCTACGGTATTTTGAGGGCGATGGTGGTCAATTTGAAAGATGATGGTATTCGTCAAGGGGCCAGTACCCTCACTCAACAACTCGCCCGTAGTTTATTCCCAGAAGTGGGACGGGAAAACACCGCTCAACGTAAAATTAGAGAGATGATTGTCGCCTTAAAATTAGAAGCGGTTTATAGTAAAGATTTTCTGCTCAAAACCTATCTAAACCGTGTTTATCTGGGTGTCGGTAACTATGGGTTTGAAGATGCGGCCCAATTCTATTTTGATAAGTCGGCCACCGAACTCGATATTGCCGAAGCTGCCACCCTCGTAGCGATGTTACCGGCCCCCAACTTATATAACCCTGTGCAAGATTATGACACTTCGGTACAGTTGAGAAATCGGGTCATTGATCGCATGGCAACCTTGAGAATGATCTCCCCTGAAGAAGCAGCCCGGGCCAGGCGATCGCGTATTAACATCAGTCCCGAAGCCAGAAAAGCCTTAGCCAACAGTAAAGCGCCCTATTTCTACGCCCATGTTTTTCAAGAGTTACGGCAATTATTAGGGACAGAAATTGCTAAAGAAGGTAACTTTATTGTAGAAACTGGACTCGATTTAAACAGACAGGCATTAGCCGAAAAAAAGTTACTTGAAGCGGTTAAAACCCAAGGGGCAACCTATGGCTTTTCTAACGGGGCCATGGTCACGTTAGATACCCGAACCGGGGAAATATTAGCCCTTGTGGGAGGTACAGACTATAAACAAAGTCAGTTTAACCGCGTCACCCAAGCCAAACGACAACCTGGATCAACCTTTAAACTGTTTGCCTATGCTGCAGCCCTAGAAAAAGGGATTTCTCCCGGAAAATCCTATAGTTGCGGTGGCATTAGATGGCAAGGCCAAGCCTATAAACCCTGTGAACGCAGTAGTGGGGCAACGGATATGTATGGAGGGATGGCACAGTCGGAGAATACCATCGCCCTACAAGTAGCCAGAGAAGCAGGGTTAAACCGGGTGGTAGATGTAGCCCAAAGGTTAGGAGTTCACTCCGAATTACAAGCCGTTCCAGGGCTGATTTTAGGTCAGAGTGAGGTCAGTGTTTTAGAAATGACGGGGGCCTATGCTGCGGTGGCTAACGACGGTTTATGGCAACGTCCCCACGCCATTCGTCGCATTTTAGACGGAGGGGACTGCACCAATAATGAGGACTGGCGCACCTGTCGAGAAATTTATAATTTTCAGACCGATAATAGTGCTAGACAACAGGCCATCTCTCCTCAAGTTGCCCAAACCATGACCAGTATGTTGCGAGGTGTTATCAGTAACGGAACCGGACGCGCTGCGAGTGTTGGGTTAGGGGAAGCAGGGAAAACAGGCACCACCGATCGCGCGGTTGATCTTTGGTTTATCGGCTATATTCCCCGTAAACACCTAGCTACAGGGGTTTGGTTAGGGAATGACGATAATTCAGCGACAAAAGGCAGTAGTGGTCAAGCAGCAGCCCTTTGGGGAAACTATCATCGTCCTTAG
- a CDS encoding YciI family protein, which produces MPWFVKIETGIVNKKIFDQYVPAHKKYVLDLINQGHEAKTGYWGDYGGGMLLFKAASLEEAETIIKKDPLIVNNCVEYELHEWCIVVE; this is translated from the coding sequence ATGCCTTGGTTTGTAAAAATTGAAACAGGAATTGTTAATAAAAAAATCTTTGATCAATATGTTCCTGCACATAAAAAATATGTCCTTGATTTAATCAATCAAGGACATGAAGCAAAAACGGGGTATTGGGGAGACTATGGGGGAGGGATGTTATTATTTAAAGCTGCTTCTTTAGAAGAAGCAGAAACAATTATTAAAAAAGATCCCCTAATTGTCAATAATTGTGTTGAGTACGAATTACATGAATGGTGTATTGTAGTTGAATAA
- a CDS encoding methyltransferase domain-containing protein, whose amino-acid sequence MVLIELTKSCQKEKIANNFSKGVKNYLSHSEVQKECADKLLQIAQNYRDSIPEGSILEIGCGTGFVTQGLMKQFPKHFLDIIDISDEMLKFCEKNLQISEQQKKLIQFRQRDGETINTDSNSYSAIVSSFTIQWFQDIINSLNRLINTLQHQGLLLIAFPNDKSFPEWKKMCYELNLPFTRNELPNTIELIQKLSIPSHKIYLYEEQVSMKYKNATDFFRSLKMIGAGCNLKQDKLSNWQMKELINHWNHNCYPNKIQATYDVTFLGIQLI is encoded by the coding sequence ATGGTACTTATTGAATTAACTAAGTCCTGTCAAAAAGAAAAAATAGCCAATAACTTTAGTAAAGGAGTTAAAAACTATTTATCTCATTCGGAAGTTCAAAAAGAATGTGCAGACAAGTTATTACAAATAGCACAAAATTATCGTGATTCTATTCCTGAAGGATCAATTTTAGAAATTGGCTGTGGTACAGGTTTTGTCACACAAGGACTTATGAAACAGTTTCCTAAACACTTTTTAGATATTATTGATATTTCCGATGAAATGCTCAAATTTTGTGAAAAAAATCTACAAATTTCTGAACAACAAAAAAAGTTAATTCAATTTCGACAAAGAGATGGAGAAACAATAAATACAGATTCTAATAGTTATTCTGCAATTGTTAGTAGCTTCACCATACAGTGGTTTCAAGATATTATTAATAGCTTAAATCGTTTAATCAATACACTACAACATCAAGGACTCTTATTAATTGCTTTTCCTAATGATAAAAGTTTTCCTGAGTGGAAAAAGATGTGTTATGAATTGAATTTACCCTTTACCAGAAATGAGTTGCCAAATACCATAGAATTGATTCAAAAACTATCCATTCCATCCCATAAAATTTATCTTTATGAAGAACAAGTTTCCATGAAATATAAAAATGCTACCGATTTTTTCAGAAGTCTTAAGATGATCGGTGCTGGATGCAATTTAAAGCAAGACAAACTGTCAAATTGGCAAATGAAAGAGTTAATCAATCATTGGAATCATAATTGTTATCCAAACAAAATACAAGCAACTTATGACGTGACTTTTTTGGGAATTCAGTTAATATGA
- a CDS encoding biotin synthase, which produces MSHKGEIIAYHGWGFDRNCWKEWQEILSSNFLFKTYDRGYFDQKYTPYFDDTEKIKIIFAHSFGLHLCYLEILKQANLIILFNSFAHFHPEKEKQKKRSKNALQLMINEFNNNPKTVLESFYKKCYYPFSSVNINCDTVDWEKLGKDLELLNTSIVDINSLKKAPKIYIIQSSKDRIINPSHAQELFNQLSHNSQYFNVEGVGHTLPFTDIQSCLPIVNQALGELENYGTY; this is translated from the coding sequence ATGAGTCATAAAGGGGAAATTATCGCTTATCATGGTTGGGGGTTTGATAGAAATTGCTGGAAAGAATGGCAAGAAATTTTATCAAGTAATTTTCTATTTAAAACTTACGACAGAGGGTATTTTGATCAAAAATATACACCATACTTTGATGACACTGAGAAAATAAAGATTATTTTTGCTCATTCATTTGGCTTACATTTATGCTATTTAGAAATTCTTAAACAAGCTAATTTAATAATCTTATTTAATAGTTTTGCTCACTTTCATCCTGAAAAAGAAAAACAAAAAAAACGATCAAAAAATGCCTTACAGTTAATGATAAATGAGTTTAATAATAATCCTAAAACTGTTTTAGAATCCTTTTATAAAAAATGTTACTATCCTTTTTCTTCGGTAAATATAAATTGTGATACTGTGGACTGGGAAAAACTGGGTAAAGATTTAGAGTTATTAAATACATCTATTGTAGATATAAATAGTCTTAAAAAAGCACCTAAAATTTATATAATTCAAAGTTCAAAAGATCGTATTATTAACCCATCCCATGCTCAAGAACTTTTCAATCAATTAAGTCATAATAGTCAATATTTTAACGTGGAGGGGGTTGGACATACCTTACCTTTTACTGACATACAGTCTTGCTTACCCATTGTCAACCAAGCATTAGGAGAACTTGAAAACTATGGTACTTATTGA
- the bioF gene encoding 8-amino-7-oxononanoate synthase, giving the protein MSGSINHNKKLEFIEKELQERRNNNNLRELNAIYPKDAVTAIKNGKPLINFSSNDYLGLSKHPQIITTSQDYLNRYGTGSTASRLVTGNYDIHKKLEEKIAKLCGKEAALLFNTGFQANSTIIPALVNQKSLVLCDRLVHNSILQGILLSKAQWKRYKHNDLSHLETLLKKAVSQGYNRILIITETVFSMEGDRSDVDSLIQLSQQYNTLLYLDDAHALGIMGDKGMGLTAQKPGIDISLGTFGKAMGSFGAFITTSKLMRDYLINCCPGFIYTTALPPAVIGSIDAAFDIIPSLDQEREYLLQKVDYLQNNLRNLGYQVINSSSPIIPVMIGNEKKTLQLSQFLEKNGILATAIRPPTVPQNTARIRLVLSSQHQPEHINYLIQLLQQYHES; this is encoded by the coding sequence ATGAGTGGTTCAATTAATCACAATAAAAAATTAGAATTTATTGAAAAGGAATTACAAGAAAGAAGAAATAATAATAATTTGAGAGAGTTAAATGCTATTTATCCCAAAGATGCAGTTACCGCTATTAAAAATGGTAAACCTTTAATTAATTTTAGTTCCAATGATTATTTAGGACTTTCCAAACATCCTCAGATTATTACAACTTCTCAAGATTATCTTAACCGATATGGAACTGGGTCAACCGCCTCCCGTTTGGTAACAGGAAATTACGATATTCATAAAAAATTAGAAGAAAAAATAGCAAAACTTTGCGGTAAAGAAGCAGCTTTGCTATTTAATACAGGATTTCAAGCTAATTCTACCATTATCCCTGCTTTAGTTAATCAAAAATCCTTAGTGTTATGCGATCGCCTGGTTCATAATAGTATTTTACAAGGTATTCTCTTAAGTAAAGCCCAATGGAAACGCTATAAACACAACGATTTAAGTCATTTGGAGACATTACTTAAAAAAGCTGTTTCACAGGGCTACAATCGCATTTTAATTATCACTGAGACTGTTTTTAGTATGGAAGGCGATAGAAGTGATGTAGACAGTTTGATTCAACTTTCTCAACAATACAATACACTTCTTTACCTCGATGATGCCCATGCTTTGGGTATTATGGGAGATAAGGGGATGGGACTGACAGCGCAGAAGCCAGGAATTGATATTAGTTTAGGAACGTTTGGCAAAGCAATGGGAAGTTTTGGGGCGTTTATTACCACGTCTAAACTAATGCGTGATTATCTGATTAATTGTTGTCCAGGGTTTATTTACACTACTGCTTTACCCCCTGCTGTGATTGGTTCTATTGATGCTGCTTTTGATATTATTCCTAGTCTAGATCAAGAAAGAGAGTATTTATTGCAAAAGGTAGATTATTTACAAAATAACCTTAGAAATTTAGGGTATCAAGTTATTAATTCAAGTTCTCCTATTATTCCTGTGATGATTGGAAATGAGAAAAAAACCTTACAATTATCACAATTTTTAGAAAAGAATGGTATTCTAGCCACAGCAATCAGACCACCAACGGTTCCCCAAAATACTGCAAGAATTCGTCTAGTGTTATCGAGTCAACATCAACCCGAACATATCAATTATCTTATTCAGTTATTGCAACAGTATCATGAGTCATAA